A genomic segment from Acidobacteriota bacterium encodes:
- a CDS encoding glycosyltransferase, giving the protein MMGIVPSRDFVYPELVMETRDRPQLLFLSSLTSDSGSGVRFWNMARCAARAGAAVTFSERLRPGQPPRAERGIDYRFTTERGPLARAILRSLRDGLRLARGRQWDAVYALKPLPNAAIPALRARRRGTRASLDVDDLDFEYYPPGLARTLVRRGFEAWPRRFDTVSYHVEPLRAYLAGDARVPEDRLLQVPQGIDLDVFDAPRAPLPPAIEAFTGRWRTIVHMASLGITSDAEDLLPLFSQALRLHPDWGFLLLGHGVKLDAFRERVAASGALDRVLFAGHVPHATVPAVLAACRAGVHYLRPGGANRYRSIMKLREYLAAGLPVVANPSGDAADFAAFVEIAADTAAYLPALERALAGDLDERTRQGSDHVRRFLGWERLGPVVLRALGLA; this is encoded by the coding sequence ATGATGGGAATTGTGCCTTCGCGCGATTTCGTGTACCCTGAACTCGTCATGGAAACCCGGGATCGTCCACAGTTGCTGTTCCTTTCGTCGCTCACCTCCGACAGCGGGTCGGGGGTCCGGTTCTGGAACATGGCCCGCTGTGCCGCCCGCGCGGGCGCGGCGGTGACGTTTTCGGAGCGGCTGCGGCCGGGGCAGCCGCCCCGCGCCGAAAGGGGCATCGACTACCGTTTCACGACGGAACGGGGGCCCCTGGCCCGGGCGATCCTCCGCTCCCTGCGCGACGGGCTGCGACTGGCACGCGGGAGGCAATGGGACGCCGTCTACGCCCTCAAGCCGCTGCCCAACGCGGCGATCCCCGCCCTCCGGGCCCGGCGCCGCGGCACCCGGGCTTCTCTGGACGTCGACGACCTGGACTTCGAGTACTATCCCCCCGGCCTCGCCCGGACGCTGGTGCGGCGGGGTTTCGAGGCCTGGCCCCGCCGTTTCGACACCGTGTCCTACCACGTCGAACCCCTGCGCGCCTACCTGGCCGGGGACGCCCGGGTCCCGGAAGACCGTCTCCTGCAGGTTCCCCAGGGCATCGACCTGGACGTCTTCGACGCCCCCCGCGCCCCCCTTCCCCCGGCAATCGAAGCCTTCACCGGCCGCTGGCGGACGATCGTCCACATGGCGTCCCTGGGCATCACCTCCGACGCCGAGGACCTGCTCCCCCTCTTCAGCCAGGCCCTTCGACTCCACCCCGACTGGGGGTTTTTGCTGCTGGGCCACGGTGTGAAACTGGACGCCTTCCGCGAGCGGGTCGCCGCTTCGGGCGCGCTCGACCGCGTCCTCTTCGCCGGCCACGTCCCCCACGCCACGGTCCCCGCCGTCCTGGCGGCCTGCCGGGCAGGGGTCCACTACCTCCGCCCCGGCGGCGCCAACCGGTACCGCTCCATCATGAAGCTGCGGGAGTACCTCGCCGCGGGCCTCCCGGTGGTGGCCAACCCCTCGGGTGACGCGGCCGATTTCGCGGCGTTCGTCGAGATCGCCGCGGACACGGCCGCTTATCTCCCCGCCCTGGAGAGGGCCCTGGCGGGCGACCTCGACGAGAGGACCCGCCAGGGGAGCGATCATGTCCGCCGGTTCCTGGGGTGGGAGCGGCTGGGCCCCGTCGTTCTCCGGGCACTGGGCCTGGCCTGA
- a CDS encoding cellulase family glycosylhydrolase, translating into MSDTRFHLPMWVLTALAVVAASGFPMAGAPDAPPPPATAITYPDGDVNGDGRTDVVDLVIVRQVLAGGIPLNQAPCTRPGGGDFNADLRLDGADADGLDKLLADRAGPPPARLRFLDDFEAGNYSENIWVPRPWFNFDVGRDGGVSLRVENLVAGESVLVGTSIVIKPVRTWLLGLTADIRAENVSAPPNPWNGIKLMLRIVSADGRVEWPQVTVGTGTFGWATLGALVAVPADAAQATLYLGLESSTGRVWFDNVRLEGVRTPEDYPPARDPAIPIPALHPEPRLRGAMVSTLAGPDDLAVLGRDWKANVIRWQLGGTAFPEGLLTPGYDVVLGQELDRLDAALPFCREHGLRVVVDLHSLSGGACASPAAQEKLVAVWRVIAARYRDCEAVWAYDLANEPALGETWSGETAPWDRLAERVARAVREIDPAKPVIVESVFGTPAAFRYLVPLDFSIPGVIYSAHMYEPGAFTHQGVFGGTDSFVYPGLIAGETWDAERLRTALQPVRDFQEKYRVPVFIGEFSAIRWAPDHSAHRYLSDCIDLFEENGWDWCYHAFREWHGWSVEHGEDPFVTEPSPTPTDRQLLLRSWFDLNEKPWARR; encoded by the coding sequence TTGAGCGACACCCGGTTTCACCTTCCGATGTGGGTTTTAACGGCTCTCGCCGTCGTCGCGGCGAGCGGCTTTCCCATGGCGGGGGCCCCCGATGCGCCACCCCCGCCTGCGACTGCGATCACCTACCCCGACGGCGACGTCAACGGCGACGGGCGCACCGACGTCGTTGACCTGGTCATCGTCCGGCAGGTCCTGGCCGGGGGCATCCCCCTGAACCAGGCGCCCTGTACCCGCCCCGGCGGGGGCGACTTCAACGCCGACCTTCGCCTTGACGGGGCCGACGCGGACGGCCTGGACAAACTCCTGGCCGACCGGGCCGGCCCCCCCCCGGCCCGCCTCCGCTTCCTGGACGATTTCGAGGCCGGCAACTACAGCGAGAACATCTGGGTCCCCCGGCCCTGGTTCAATTTTGACGTCGGGCGGGACGGGGGGGTGTCGCTGCGGGTGGAGAACCTCGTCGCCGGGGAATCCGTCCTGGTCGGCACCTCCATCGTCATCAAGCCGGTGCGCACGTGGCTCCTGGGGCTGACGGCGGACATCCGCGCTGAAAATGTCTCCGCCCCGCCCAATCCCTGGAACGGCATCAAGCTCATGCTGCGGATCGTGTCGGCCGACGGCCGCGTGGAGTGGCCCCAGGTCACGGTGGGGACGGGGACCTTCGGGTGGGCCACCCTCGGCGCGCTGGTCGCCGTCCCCGCGGACGCTGCCCAGGCGACCCTCTACCTCGGCCTGGAGTCGAGCACCGGCCGGGTCTGGTTCGACAACGTCCGTCTCGAGGGGGTGCGCACCCCGGAGGACTACCCCCCGGCCCGCGACCCCGCGATCCCCATCCCCGCTCTTCACCCCGAGCCCCGGTTGCGCGGGGCCATGGTGAGCACCCTGGCCGGCCCCGACGACCTCGCCGTCCTCGGGCGGGACTGGAAGGCCAACGTGATCCGGTGGCAGCTCGGCGGCACCGCCTTCCCCGAGGGGCTGCTGACGCCCGGCTACGACGTCGTGCTGGGGCAGGAACTCGACCGGCTGGACGCGGCGCTCCCCTTCTGCCGGGAGCACGGCCTGCGGGTCGTGGTGGACCTGCACTCCCTCTCCGGCGGCGCCTGCGCCTCCCCGGCGGCCCAGGAAAAGCTGGTCGCCGTGTGGCGCGTCATCGCGGCACGGTACCGGGATTGCGAGGCGGTCTGGGCCTATGACCTGGCCAACGAACCGGCCCTGGGGGAGACCTGGTCCGGGGAAACGGCCCCCTGGGACCGCCTGGCGGAGCGCGTCGCCCGGGCGGTGCGGGAGATCGACCCCGCAAAGCCCGTCATCGTGGAGTCGGTTTTCGGGACGCCCGCCGCCTTCCGCTACCTAGTCCCGCTCGATTTCAGCATCCCGGGCGTGATCTACAGCGCCCACATGTACGAGCCGGGCGCCTTCACCCACCAGGGCGTCTTCGGCGGCACCGACAGCTTTGTCTACCCCGGCCTGATCGCCGGGGAGACGTGGGACGCGGAGCGCCTGCGCACCGCCCTCCAGCCGGTGAGGGATTTCCAGGAGAAGTACCGCGTCCCCGTCTTCATCGGGGAGTTCAGCGCCATCCGATGGGCCCCCGACCACAGCGCGCACCGCTACCTGAGCGACTGCATCGACCTCTTCGAGGAAAACGGCTGGGACTGGTGCTACCACGCCTTCCGCGAGTGGCACGGCTGGAGCGTGGAGCACGGCGAGGACCCGTTCGTCACCGAGCCGTCCCCCACCCCCACCGACCGCCAGCTCCTCCTGAGAAGCTGGTTCGACCTCAACGAAAAACCCTGGGCCCGCCGATAA
- a CDS encoding peptidoglycan-binding protein has translation MTRIYFQKPMKGYRAVRGELVRRMQRALQVAGVGPADSDGIFGTDTAKAVAAFQQRQGVTLPAKTASWRAGQVDGPTWEALTGECKPGLLDRCLQITADFEGHGFGKAAGNYDGTGLTWGIIGFTLKSGEVQAILEEIRDRHPNLIDEAFGPLRDSLLDILAMGRVAQIRWAGGLSRGKRKTRLEPAWEAAFQTLGTFPEVQEVQLRRVERYWEIARRDAGRFGLTAEPGMALCFDIAVQNGGINFDNEGKRIQQWLDTNPAAQEGEIRVCIAEVVAEASRPEYVEDVQRRKATLATGEGTLHGARYRLADWGILE, from the coding sequence ATGACGCGGATCTATTTTCAGAAACCGATGAAAGGCTACCGCGCCGTGCGCGGGGAACTGGTGCGGAGGATGCAACGCGCCCTACAAGTGGCCGGGGTCGGACCAGCCGACTCAGACGGCATCTTCGGCACCGATACCGCCAAAGCTGTGGCCGCGTTCCAGCAGCGGCAGGGAGTAACGTTGCCGGCGAAGACGGCGAGTTGGAGGGCCGGGCAGGTGGACGGCCCCACTTGGGAAGCCCTTACGGGCGAGTGCAAGCCGGGCCTGCTGGACCGTTGTCTCCAGATCACGGCGGACTTCGAGGGCCACGGCTTCGGCAAAGCGGCCGGCAACTACGACGGGACGGGGCTCACCTGGGGCATCATCGGCTTCACATTGAAATCCGGCGAGGTGCAAGCGATCCTGGAGGAAATACGGGATCGGCATCCGAACCTGATCGATGAGGCCTTCGGTCCGCTACGGGACTCCCTCCTCGACATTCTGGCCATGGGCAGGGTTGCCCAAATTCGATGGGCCGGCGGGCTTTCTCGCGGGAAGCGAAAAACACGCCTGGAACCGGCTTGGGAGGCGGCTTTTCAGACGCTCGGAACCTTCCCTGAAGTCCAGGAAGTTCAATTGAGGCGGGTCGAGCGATATTGGGAGATCGCTCGGCGGGACGCGGGACGCTTCGGCCTGACCGCGGAGCCGGGAATGGCGCTGTGCTTCGACATCGCCGTGCAGAACGGCGGGATCAACTTCGACAATGAAGGGAAGCGCATCCAGCAGTGGCTCGACACCAACCCGGCCGCGCAGGAAGGGGAGATACGCGTGTGCATCGCCGAGGTCGTGGCCGAGGCCAGCCGCCCGGAATATGTCGAGGACGTGCAGCGACGCAAGGCCACCCTGGCCACGGGCGAAGGCACGCTCCACGGGGCCCGCTACCGCCTCGCCGACTGGGGAATCCTCGAATAA
- a CDS encoding M15 family metallopeptidase — protein sequence MHPPHGRKAIGTRFGNPANPDGTLKKSWEEENILRVAPPPGWQLYYQDGEVLVRSSGIRLHRLLADSFSAVLSGIWVYARARCGVGAGDTEIRSWLHERRLDLHGGGFNFRPITGGTALSLHAWGIAIDWDPLHNPRGAPLTRTLPDWWYELWEIHGWSHGCDFPTPDPMHVQFATGA from the coding sequence ATGCATCCACCACATGGTCGAAAGGCTATCGGAACGAGGTTCGGCAACCCGGCCAACCCGGATGGGACGCTGAAAAAGTCCTGGGAGGAAGAGAACATTTTACGGGTGGCGCCACCGCCAGGCTGGCAGCTTTATTATCAGGACGGGGAAGTCCTCGTCAGGTCGTCCGGTATCCGGCTGCACCGCCTGCTGGCCGACAGTTTCTCGGCCGTCCTGAGCGGGATCTGGGTTTACGCCCGCGCGCGATGCGGGGTGGGCGCCGGGGACACCGAAATCCGGTCATGGCTTCACGAGCGCCGACTGGACCTCCACGGCGGGGGATTCAACTTCCGCCCGATTACCGGCGGGACGGCGCTCTCCCTCCACGCCTGGGGGATCGCCATTGACTGGGACCCGCTCCACAACCCCCGCGGCGCCCCCCTCACCCGGACGCTCCCTGACTGGTGGTACGAACTCTGGGAGATCCACGGCTGGAGCCACGGCTGCGACTTCCCCACCCCCGACCCCATGCACGTGCAGTTCGCCACAGGGGCGTAA